In Mytilus trossulus isolate FHL-02 chromosome 14, PNRI_Mtr1.1.1.hap1, whole genome shotgun sequence, a genomic segment contains:
- the LOC134696629 gene encoding protocadherin-7-like — translation MGTMKIFAAVLLLVDFIHCSTLSFSIEEEKAIDTIVGNIAVNSGLSSNMSGQDFNMLEYKRVSTNNENSVDLFNIVETTGDIKTTTVIDREEICKLKQTCVITFDVAVSSPFSNFFALYTIEISIIDKNDNVPTFPKSTITLEIHEDDSIGTLYSLDSAQDKDIGINSIQGYEISPLNSTFDLNVERNLDQSFILRVELRQKLDREVDDFYQFHVTAKDGGSPPNIGTMTVDVKVIDANDNKPEFQSDYNISIKENFSVGNTLLQLLATDKDIGENGRVFYRFSPHQSDLDNIQQVFSLNSETGKINLKQAFDYGQKNLYKFFVDASDHGTDPQWSQTLVTIRVEDDGNNPPHVTFSYLVSKINSNTVNISEAEKVGKAIAIVNVQDSDSGKSGQVTCVINNDKFELQSLSSGKYAVIIKQILDRETADTHTITVTCNDQGNPPMTTQENFTVQLADENDCTPMFNVNYAYFAAISENSTSGSLVTQVTASDCDAGHNSIIRYFLHADGVDSFVINDITGIINTKKVFDREINPRLTFRVLAVDSGSRPLTGTATVVVNVTDVNDNSPTFNVTAFNFHVLENQDAQTLVGKLTAFDLDEGENARLTFSLVGNNDDVPFHVYPNGTIMTTQKLNREDKGEYRFRIVVSDHGIVPKVAQRDVRIMVADGNDHYPVIHFPNSNNKTLAIVYLESVGSVIATVNASDADSGINADLAYSIVAGNQLGIFDINKHGQIILASTHMIKEDTVFPVVISVKDKGVNPRETTQDVFIVLVYANMAAVSPVKDNTTGNKYVVISAVVVAFTALVSAVIIAIIIILRRNDKKLAEQSRREKVKHANGDVFTNGTVSYDPNHGDLSRKKKKEVSFSLEDDLDNAFDASSFSYDDRDHNSMSKFEKPSKNNTMQFQQFLIQPDKQIKSLQKAHDTGSDTSAETIGSDSGRGGSESELPNSANNPDDSRAFGYNNRDFHKCSSPFDSHGRPNRPFSDNYSNSAKNSGGLTPRETFERKHKLNSSTRRDNNQLPDRPQSDEWSPSYV, via the exons atggggACCATGAAAATTTTCGCTGCTGTTCTTCTTCTCGTAGACTTCATTCACTGCTCAACATTATCGTTTTCAATCGAAGAAGAGAAAGCTATAGATACAATAGTAGGCAACATAGCAGTAAACAGTGGACTTTCGTCTAATATGTCTGGTCAGGACTTTAATATGTTGGAATATAAAAGGGTTTCCACTAATAATGAAAATAGTGTTGATTTATTCAATATTGTTGAAACTACAGGGGATATTAAAACCACAACTGTGATAGATCGAGAGGAAATTTGCAAACTTAAACAAACATGTGTAATCACCTTTGATGTAGCAGTTTCATCACCATTCTCAAACTTTTTTGCATTGTACACCattgaaatttcaataattGACAAAAATGACAATGTTCCTACTTTTCCAAAAAGTACAATCACTCTTGAAATCCATGAAGATGATAGTATTGGCACTTTATACTCTCTAGATAGTGCACAAGATAAGGACATTGGCATAAATTCTATACAAGGTTATGAAATTTCACCTTTAAACAGCACATTCGATTTGAATGTTGAGAGAAATTTAGATCAGAGTTTCATTTTGCGAGTTGAACTGCGTCAAAAGTTAGATCGAGAAGTTGACGATTTTTATCAGTTTCATGTCACAGCCAAAGATGGCGGCTCTCCACCAAATATTGGAACAATGACTGTGGATGTGAAAGTCATTGACGCTAATGATAATAAACCCGAATTCCAGTCCGACTATAATATATccatcaaagaaaatttcagTGTTGGCAATACCCTTTTACAGTTATTGGCTACTGATAAAGATATCGGTGAAAACGGACGAGTCTTCTACCGCTTCAGCCCTCACCAGTCTGATCTAGATAACATTCAACAAGTTTTTAGCTTGAATTCTGAAACGgggaaaataaatttaaaacaagctTTCGATTATGGACAGAAAAACTTGTATAAGTTTTTTGTTGATGCTAGTGATCACGGAACAGATCCTCAGTGGTCGCAGACGTTAGTTACAATTCGAGTAGAAGATGATGGAAACAACCCCCCTCATGTCACATTTAGTTATTTAGTGTCCAAGATCAACTCAAACACTGTAAACATTTCGGAGGCTGAAAAAGTTGGCAAAGCGATTGCTATCGTTAACGTTCAAGATTCTGATAGTGGTAAATCTGGACAGGTCAcatgtgtgattaataatgataaGTTTGAACTGCAATCTTTATCATCAGGAAAGTATGCTGttattatcaaacaaatattgGATCGTGAAACAGCCGATACCCATACCATCACAGTCACATGTAACGACCAGGGAAATCCACCAATGACAACTCAGGAGAACTTTACGGTGCAACTCGCTGATGAGAATGATTGTACACCTATGTTTAATGTCAATTATGCATATTTTGCAGCCATCTCTGAAAATAGTACATCAGGATCACTTGTAACCCAGGTTACTGCCTCTGATTGTGACGCTGGACATAATTCTATTATACGTTACTTCTTGCATGCCGATGGTGTGGATAGTTTTGTCATCAATGATATCACAGGAATTATTAACACTAAGAAGGTTTTCGATCGTGAAATTAATCCACGTTTGACATTCAGAGTTTTAGCTGTTGATTCAGGATCTCGTCCATTAACTGGGACAGCAACTGTAGTCGTTAATGTTACTGATGTAAATGATAATTCTCCAACGTTTAATGTTACTGCGTTTAATTTCCATGTTTTAGAAAACCAAGATGCACAAACATTGGTTGGAAAACTGACTGCTTTTGATTTAGATGAAGGAGAGAATGCTAGGTTGACATTTTCTCTTGTTGGCAATAATGATGATGTGCCCTTTCACGTTTATCCTAATGGAACTATTATGACAACACAAAAACTGAATCGTGAGGACAAAGGTGAATATAGATTTAGGATCGTTGTAAGTGATCATGGCATTGTTCCAAAAGTAGCTCAAAGGGATGTAAGAATTATGGTTGCTGATGGCAATGATCATTACCCTGTCATCCATTTTCCAAACAGTAACAATAAAACACTTGCTATTGTTTACTTAGAATCTGTAGGCTCTGTCATAGCAACCGTAAATGCTTCAGATGCTGATTCTGGTATCAACGCTGATCTGGCTTACTCGATTGTAGCAGGCAACCAGTTGGGAATATTTGACATTAACAAACATGGGCAGATAATTCTAGCCAGTACTCATATGATTAAAGAGGACACTGTTTTTCCTGTTGTGATATCTGTCAAAGACAAGGGAGTTAATCCAAGGGAAACAACTCAGGATGTATTCATAGTTTTAGTGTATGCCAATATGGCGGCCGTTTCGCCAGTGAAAGATAACACAACTGGGAATAAATATGTGGTAATATCTGCAGTAGTTGTGGCATTTACCGCTTTAGTGTCAGCTGTAATAATAGCAATTATTATCATTTTACGAAGAAACGATAAAAAATTAGCCGAACAATCCAGAAGGGAAAAAGTTAAACATGCAAATGGTGATGTCTTTACAAATGGTACTGTGAGTTACGATCCTAATCATGGTGATCTTTCACGGAAGAAGAAAAAGGAAGTCAGTTTTTCGTTAGAAGATGACCTAGATAATGCTTTTGATGCTTCCAGTTTCTCCTATGACGATAGAGAT catAATTCCATGTCTAAATTTGAGAAACCTTCCAAGAATAACACTATGCAGTTCCAACAGTTTCTGATACAGCCAGATAAACAG ataaaaagtTTACAGAAAGCACATGACACAGGAAGTGATACATCAGCAGAAACCATAGGTAGTGATAGTGGTCGAGGAGGGAGTGAATCGGAATTGCCAAATAGTGCTAATAATCCAG atgacagTAGAGCATTTGGATACAACAACAGAGATTTTCACAAATGTTCAAGTCCATTTGACAGTCATGGACGTCCAAATCGTCCATTTTCTGACAATTATTCAAATAGTGCTAAAAATAGTGGTGGCTTGACGCCAAGGGAAACATTTGAACGAAAACACAAATTGAACTCTTCGACACGAAGAGACAATAACCAGCTACCTGACAGACCACAATCTGATGAGTGGTCACCGTCTTACGTGTAG